In Helianthus annuus cultivar XRQ/B chromosome 3, HanXRQr2.0-SUNRISE, whole genome shotgun sequence, a single window of DNA contains:
- the LOC110931757 gene encoding DNA ligase 1-like translates to MEEMNSGNPIESVVVSIKKDPEKVIDKTEKNLEVGSEKDEKVSEAVSERAPIFDHSYSSEEEFNDDSKEFEKLEFYKQLYSSEMVNESFAEQIDKLQNKLAANKKNQKNGEDKEQSTSTNEISSSEPVYSEVKEEKVMMTEEVEEVISEKEESKKNGSSSSEIGHIAVNCQTQSFDSRKCYNCEIKGHIAIDCPMRSKERSRAKSQKMVKNSVEIKEKPKEKKQKKQKVKLSQGHKDKLRKKRKKGEKLRERKSRERKFST, encoded by the exons TTTCAATAAAGAAGGATCCAGAAAAAGTTATAGACAAAACTGAAAAGAATTTAGAAGTTGGttctgaaaaagatgaaaaagtttcaGAAGCTGTTTCAGAAAGAGCTCCAATTTTTGATCATTCATATTCATCTGAAGAAGAGTTTAATGATGATAGCAAAGAATTTGAAAAACTTGAGTTTTATAAACAGTTATATTCGTCTGAAATGGTTAATGAATCTTTTGCAGAACAAATTGACAAGCTCCAGAATAAACTTGCTGCGAATAAGAAGAATCAAAAGAATGGTGAAGATAAAGAACAAAGTACATCAACAAATGAAATTTCAAGTTCTGAACCAGTGTACTCagaagtcaaagaagaaaaaGTTATGATGACTGAAGAAGTTGAAGAAGTAATTTCCGAGAAAGAAGAATCCAAGAAGAATGGATCTTCAAGTTCTGAAATT ggacacattgctgttaactgccaaactCAAAGTTTTGATTCAAGAAAATGCTATAATTGtgaaatcaaaggtcacattgccatagattgcccaatgagatcaaaggaaaGATCGAGGGCTAAATCTCAGAAAATGGTGAAGAACTCAGTTGAAAtcaaagaaaagcccaaagaaaagaaacaaaagaaacaaaaagtgAAACTTTCACAAGGGCATAAAGACaaattgagaaagaaaagaaagaaa GGAGAgaagcttagagagagaaagtctagagagagaaagttctccaCGTGA